The nucleotide window AACCCGTGCCGGCACTCATTTGATCACCGGTTCCTGGCCGCGCAGGGCGGAGTTGTCCTGCCACTGCCGACGCTGGTCGATGGGCAGCGGAGTGCTGACGAGGGCTTTGTCCAGTTGGCCGCTTTGGGCAAAAAAGTCCACGGGGTTGTGGAACAGCACCTGTTCGACCTGGGCTTCACTGAACCCAGCAGCCAGCATCGCCTCGCCCGTTTTTGGCACCTTGAGCGGGTCGCTGATCCCCCAGTCGGCGGCACTGTTGACCACCATCTTCTCAGTGCCGTACTCCTTCAACAGGGCGACCATGCGCTGTTCCGACATCTTGGTGTTGGGGTAAATGGAGTGGCCGCGCCAGCAGTCGCTGTCCAGCACCAGCGGCAGAGTCAACTCGTTGAGGTGGTCGATGATCACCAGATGCTCGGCAATCCCCACTTCGCGAATCACCGCCAGGGTGCGTTTGGTACCACCGATCTTGTCGCGGTGCGGAGTGTGCACCAGCACCGGCAAATTGAATTGTTTGGCCAGCTCCAACTGAGCGGCGAGAAAGCGATCTTCCTCGGGGGTGATGTCGTCGTAGCCGATTTCGCCGACCGCCACGACGCCGTCTTTCACCAGGTAGCGCGGCAGAATCTCCAGCACTTCATTGGCCACCGACAGGTCATTGGCCTCCTTGGGGTTGAGGCCGATGGTGCAGAAGTGATGGATGCCGAACATGCTGGCGCGAAAGCGTTCCCAACCCAACAGCGTGTCGAAGTAGTCAATGAAACTGCCGACACTGGTCCTGGCCTGGCCCTGCCAGAAGGCCGGCTCGATCACCCCGGTGATGCCGGCGGCCGCCATGTTCTGGTAGTCATCGGTGGTGCGGCTGACCATATGAATATGCGGGTCGAAGTACTTGAGCATGGTGAATCCTCGTCAAGGGGCGGGAGCCGTTGTGCGTTAGTTCAGTGGGGGGGCGGCCAGATGCTCGTGCCATTCCGGTGGCAAGCGTTGCTGCTGGCTCAGGTTGACCAGGCGCTGGCGTTGCGCCGGGCTGAGCAGGTCGAAGGCAATCACCCGGGGCAATCCCGCGGACACCGTTCGTTCGGCTGCGAGCTGTTCGTCCAGCAGGTCGAGGGCCAACTGGTTGAGGGCGACGCTGTGTCGTTGGGTCAGGCCGATCAGGCGTCGCACGTCGAGCCCCATGCCCAGCGCCTTCAACACCAGTTGGTGGAAGGCCCGTTCGCTGTAGTGACGCGACGGGTAGAGGGTGTCCAGGGCGAGGGCGGCGAACACCTGGCTGTTACTGGTTCGCCCGGCCTGCAATGCCAACTCCACACAGAGCCCACGGCTATCGAGCCAGTCGAGGGCCTTCAAGGTGGCGATCTTTTCCTGATCGTCGCCCCACAGAAACAGCTGGCGCAGCAAGGGCAGTTGCCCGGCGAGGGGTTGTTGCTCCAGGACCTGAGCCAGCAACAACGCCCGCGCCAATTGGACCTGATTCCAGCCATTACTGTCGGGCAGTGCCGACGCCTTGAGGCTGCGCTTGCACTGGCTGCTCAAGAGCGCCGCGGT belongs to Pseudomonas sp. B21-015 and includes:
- a CDS encoding EboA domain-containing protein, giving the protein MNMDVAAPPSAALEMRHDCLAEQRLALTQQLDDAELRWWRQAQEQLDQRPDANTAALLSSQCKRSLKASALPDSNGWNQVQLARALLLAQVLEQQPLAGQLPLLRQLFLWGDDQEKIATLKALDWLDSRGLCVELALQAGRTSNSQVFAALALDTLYPSRHYSERAFHQLVLKALGMGLDVRRLIGLTQRHSVALNQLALDLLDEQLAAERTVSAGLPRVIAFDLLSPAQRQRLVNLSQQQRLPPEWHEHLAAPPLN
- a CDS encoding TatD family hydrolase; amino-acid sequence: MLKYFDPHIHMVSRTTDDYQNMAAAGITGVIEPAFWQGQARTSVGSFIDYFDTLLGWERFRASMFGIHHFCTIGLNPKEANDLSVANEVLEILPRYLVKDGVVAVGEIGYDDITPEEDRFLAAQLELAKQFNLPVLVHTPHRDKIGGTKRTLAVIREVGIAEHLVIIDHLNELTLPLVLDSDCWRGHSIYPNTKMSEQRMVALLKEYGTEKMVVNSAADWGISDPLKVPKTGEAMLAAGFSEAQVEQVLFHNPVDFFAQSGQLDKALVSTPLPIDQRRQWQDNSALRGQEPVIK